The Micromonas commoda chromosome 6, complete sequence genome includes the window TGAGGTGCCTGCTTCGACGGCCTTCAACTTTGGAGTGTCCTTGTGTCAGCAGAGCAGCAGAGCCCAGTTGTTTTTTTATTGGaagacgcgccgccgctatGCTCGCCACGCTCCccatcctcgcgccccgccggaccccatcgcgcgcgtcgcgtcgcggaacccccgtcctcgccgcgcgaggcaccccccgcgctcgccccgaaggtgacgacgcgcctcgcccgcgcgtaTCGCGCCAGACCTCGCGTCCAACCTTCCCGTTCAGCCGCGTGGTAAACCACGAGCCGGCCAAAGCCGCGCtgttgctcgccgccgtggacccgaacatcggcggcgtggcgctcTTCGGCCGCAGGGGCACGTGCAAGAcggtgctcgcgcgcgccgtgcacgcgctgctccccgcgctcgaggaggacgaggaggagaagaaggagacgGCGGTCGTCGAAGAGTCGGCGACCcacgcccgcccccgccgcccaccgccctTCGTCACCGTGCCCCTGTCAGCCACGGaggacgcggtcgtcggcacgatcgacgtcgaggcgtccgcgcgggtcggcgaGCCCGTGTACGAACCCGGCCTGCTCGCCAGGGCCGACCGCGGCGTACTgtacctcgacgagctcaaccTCGCAGACGAGACAGTCGTCGACTGCGCGCTCCACGCGGTATCGGCGAGGCGGTGCGTCGTGGAGAGAACGGGCGTCAGCACGTCGCGGCCGTGCCGGGCGCTGTGCGTGGCGACGTGGAACCCGGACGAGGGGGAGGTGAAGCGAagggtcgtcgacgcgttcgcgcttCACGCCTCCGCCGATGAGCctctcgccgtcgaacgTAGGGTTCGAGGGGTGGagctggcgtcggcgtggatgGACGActggcgcgccgtcgcggaggaggcgcgtttagacgaggcggcgctggcggcggcgctggcggcggcgcggaagacgctggcgcgggtgcgggtgACGGACGCGCAGGTGGGATGGATCCGCTTTTATCATACCCGTGTCGAGTACCTCGATCGCCTTATCAATTTTGTTGTCACACACAGGTGGGGTggctcgtggacgtcgccatcCGAGCGGGGTGCGTGGGACACAGGGcggagatcgcggcgacgcgggcgtgcaaggcgtccgcggcgttgcGCGGGTGCGAGGTGGTCAACGGAGGAGAcctgaacgcggcggcggcgctggcgatcgcgccgcgagcgacgaggtcgatggagccgccgccgccgccgccgccgccgcaaagGGCGGAAGAAACCGAAGCGGCGGATGAGACGGAatcgaaggaggaggacgaggaggagggaacCCGGGggaacgaggacgaggacgacgacaaaggcgacgatgacgaccgtgaggaagaggacgaggaagaggacgaggagacTCGAATCGCCGTCGAGGATTTGGTCTTCGCGCCCGAGGATCGAGCCGGCGAGCCGGCCGTATCGTTCGGAAAGCTCTCGCGTCGACCCAGTaaacccggcgcggcgggccgAGCCAAAAAGGCCGTCATCTTCTCGTTCGACCGAGGCAGGTACGTCAAGCCGGTGTTTCCCAAAGGGGGCGTCGTGCGCAGggtcgccatcgacgccacgcttcgagccgcggcgcctcaccaaccctcgcgccgaaagcgacgcggcgacccgcCCGACGGCAGACGCGTCCGcatcgaacgcgacgacATCCGCAACAAGAAGatgtcccgcgccgcggggacgctCACGGTgttcctcgtcgacgcgtccgggtccaTGGCGCTCAACCgcatggccgcggcgaagggcgcggcgctgacgctcCTAGCCGAATCGTACACCAaacgcgacgcggtggcttTGGTATCcgctcggggcgacgcggcggaggtgatcCTCCCGCCGAGtcggtccatcgcgcgcgccgaggcgaggctcgcggcgttaccatgcggcgggggcacgcCGCTGGCGCACGGGttgagcaccgccgcgcgcgtcgcgatcaacgcggcgaggacgggcggcgggggcggcggaaAGTGCTCGAGGACCCGCGTGGTGCTGCTCACCGACGGGGGCGCCAACGTTGGGCTCGACTGGTCCGAGTCGAccccaacgcggcgcgccgcgatggagccgTACGAGCCGTCCAAGGCtgcgctgcgcgaggaggcggtggcggtcgcgGGGCGGTTGGGAAaggcgggcgtcgagctctTGGTGGTGGACACCGAGTCTGACGCTCTGCGAAGAGCCGGGGTGGGCG containing:
- a CDS encoding predicted protein — translated: MLATLPILAPRRTPSRASRRGTPVLAARGTPRARPEGDDAPRPRVSRQTSRPTFPFSRVVNHEPAKAALLLAAVDPNIGGVALFGRRGTCKTVLARAVHALLPALEEDEEEKKETAVVEESATHARPRRPPPFVTVPLSATEDAVVGTIDVEASARVGEPVYEPGLLARADRGVLYLDELNLADETVVDCALHAVSARRCVVERTGVSTSRPCRALCVATWNPDEGEVKRRVVDAFALHASADEPLAVERRVRGVELASAWMDDWRAVAEEARLDEAALAAALAAARKTLARVRVTDAQVGWLVDVAIRAGCVGHRAEIAATRACKASAALRGCEVVNGGDLNAAAALAIAPRATRSMEPPPPPPPPQRAEETEAADETESKEEDEEEGTRGNEDEDDDKGDDDDREEEDEEEDEETRIAVEDLVFAPEDRAGEPAVSFGKLSRRPSKPGAAGRAKKAVIFSFDRGRYVKPVFPKGGVVRRVAIDATLRAAAPHQPSRRKRRGDPPDGRRVRIERDDIRNKKMSRAAGTLTVFLVDASGSMALNRMAAAKGAALTLLAESYTKRDAVALVSARGDAAEVILPPSRSIARAEARLAALPCGGGTPLAHGLSTAARVAINAARTGGGGGGKCSRTRVVLLTDGGANVGLDWSESTPTRRAAMEPYEPSKAALREEAVAVAGRLGKAGVELLVVDTESDALRRAGVGAGVGAGEARTNVAEDLARAAGGRYFRLPPRSGVGAGARSAAERLTGMLKA